A single Muntiacus reevesi chromosome 9, mMunRee1.1, whole genome shotgun sequence DNA region contains:
- the EXPH5 gene encoding exophilin-5 isoform X1, giving the protein MTKVPQGFDCSFLNDEEARKILQVLERNEALQRAEKERISKLQKTKRDIRWLQGVTGEWFEEIQRKKFCNETDVSQMLKQPLTQRLRKGMAENDPVELQTSRSKNILNQRNPTSIPSRLSFRSSFASLFSFRKSRKETSKLQSLGQKGCDGHTPSVSVRGTTLQSKIYSSPLESQAADSTTVPKPASMREGSPVPPWDGSLLEDEFFQVLDDLDSKLAQEQSPSSVNTRTPLNIGSRTQFSRFYSSGSKYNHITGRHKNRYHETSNMSIYDVLRPGTPREGFKTFSPRTRTIYDMYRTREPRVLKEDYVQKNTFGSTSLCFDSRQQSASSATGYFKARSLYFPATTQNKTGFISPSHQQSPKRTPLSSIIWNRSDSSRDRQNQEEFLEAPSPMEIDPADQYMYPRCFQENRRYEFYHSQSVYQSVGLNVPIDNAMNPDPFENSENMPFYHEDNPFTRSFFSNTFGRSRGQRFGQNPFWGQQEEHSSSDFHQSRKPFTSSDRDFEMISTEVNSALAGHGHGVPSHHWGSFSPGYRTHISRNQQIPHPWQLDSQTSTLESMEVSEGNGNQSTHFSPANVCSMTGASYHMKSGGLECSPMEVHVNKEPYSFGIAQTLASPFRSTFLHIPDDRGNSQSPNFQIPTVTLQKVKPASLPVRNYTEVTVNNVSVDSPSLTESQANILVTEVNNEKDLKASVLEKDKKINKIDQTNMTGEIPQLVSQTVISNPLPDVQNPLSQESDKSNRFVFNASTTVSSKRLPGVISRRDTSKIHKANELKKGKSYTGNRKLDSATSLPFIQESRTTSLFLSPNQVCHQELTVSNEDISSIVKNNHGSSEHVDNQHPQSPEKPAPLDTKGEQCIMTYSSNRSKSDADQNMPRNSLDLSLAALPDSSPSNDSCLDAVVIPSTTAFWKCPSNKDPSLGEREDNDYKNQNSQFSLSHLENQTSNDNGAPVHNEEVNVVKCPSQPLFRGGKGKGKIRQRISYVETLSKTESRSMPTSKSSTLTEGTQGNSRSPERHEIYCTLPRKSAVFLISNRKPESTTMPSLFRNEPAALPIKNDVDDPIGKYTSKKSSPSSCESESECSKVVLDSVSVAPEATEGMTNKTNTGSASVRKGPLPVLIKRAVSCPSEVLYASTGRDEREKCLISDTDASTITLRPWERLINPLGSDSSVCECSLSKKHHQEEHAQECTEKNGKISASKTGIFSHPNEHPLPFSADTSEQETGKTLHKFKTTSMFSVSGDEDNVKCLEVVSIYYTLPRKHSKKFCDLLQKYTQDIDSLTESTGVGTKTSNALEKDQLNCPAQGQSGTPLSKDISAQETSHPSHMTENMTVSQLPSVESSESTLKEMASIEADVSLHKREPKTGEISPYNLAKTPPPDSQSRKENEKKLQSETVFTSPMLQEKKVTREKSENCPQSIKSDDSGFSNLPTHSEENVENSHIIRSSGEHAGSDTAITATASLQKDITGIVTEESSNGLEPREVRGEIREDFPPNSEKLLSDSESQVFALTPALSKLQLDETCSSEQDLDSSQSEPRELLERRQEVNTTQSKAKDEMQKLAWNQRSLPKGSNNSKKSLADLEKGKSRSPVKHRLAVMSKASRKFPAKDLYPRTHVATIFPQSGNSSGFSSLSLGTPECNPLSLEPPLKSTGTTDASRLSNDGINVEKSENPLQLTAISNREACTPLSNQKSNNISQPHQNEFKNISESQPKCENSEDVTVAPILERESGALAKPTLISLREADFSDHQRKLKPPFQLEPVEKSTVCVPLTSCQQGQGSASSLECERQPHPYRSESLKSVNVHGDILRISHPPKVRERHFSESTSIDDVLSRLTLGNEFSNNSGYSRRFKSFSELPSCGENESWALNNSRTKMGPRSATSISRPIDYGIFGKEQQLAFLENVKRSLTQGRLWKPSFLKNPGFLKDDVINPANPTESPTSNSPSNQRPEDGLSLSTPLNIYEEDPVDSDCDTDTTTDDEYYLDEKDKESEL; this is encoded by the exons caGTCAAAAATATACAGTTCACCTCTGGAAAGCCAAGCCGCTGACAGTACAACTGTCCCCAAGCCTGCAAGCATGAGGGAGGGAAGTCCTGTCCCTCCGTGGGATGGTTCACTGCTGGAGGATGAGTTCTTCCAAG TTTTAGATGATTTGGATAGCAAACTGGCTCAGGAACAATCTCCAAGCTCAGTGAATACCAGAACACCTCTCAACATTGGATCAAGGACACAGTTCAGTCGTTTTTACTCCAGCGGGAGCAAATACAATCATATCACAGGAAGGCACAAAAATCGCTATCATGAAACTTCTAATATGTCTATCTATGATGTCTTAAGACCAGGAACCCCTAGGGAAGGTTTTAAAACCTTTTCTCCTAGAACAAGGACAATCTATGATATGTATAGGACAAGGGAACCCAGAGTTTTAAAAGAAGATTATGTGCAAAAGAACACTTTTGGTAGTACTTCTCTGTGTTTCGACAGCAGGCAACAATCAGCCTCATCAGCTACAGGGTATTTCAAAGCAAGAAGCTTATATTTTCCAGCCACAACTCAGAATAAGACTGGGTTTATATCACCAAGCCACCAACAGAGCCCAAAGAGAACTCCTTTATCATCTATCATATGGAATAGATCAGATTCTTCTAGAGATAGGCAGAACCAGGAAGAGTTCCTGGAGGCACCATCACCAATGGAAATTGACCCTGCTGACCAGTATATGTATCCCAGGTGTTTCCAGGAGAATAGGAGATATGAATTTTACCATTCACAGAGTGTTTACCAAAGTGTTGGTTTAAATGTTCCCATAGATAATGCAATGAATCCTGACCCATTTGAGAACTCAGAAAATATGCCATTCTACCATGAAGATAACCCATTTACTAGGTCTTTCTTTAGCAATACCTTTGGACGGAGCAGGGGACAGAGATTTGGACAAAATCCTTTTTGGGGCCAACAGGAAGAACATTCTTCTTCTGACTTTCATCAAAGCAGGAAACCATTTACTTCTTCTGACAGAGACTTTGAAATGATCTCCACCGAAGTTAACAGTGCACTAGCTGGTCATGGCCATGGTGTTCCTTCTCATCACTGGGGGTCATTTTCTCCTGGTTACAGAACACATATTTCCAGAAACCAACAGATACCACATCCCTGGCAGCTTGATTCTCAGACATCCACACTGGAGAGCATGGAGGTGTCAGAAGGTAATGGGAACCAGTCTACTCATTTCAGCCCAGCCAATGTTTGTTCCATGACTGGTGCAAGCTATCACATGAAATCTGGTGGGTTAGAATGTTCTCCTATGGAAGTACATGTAAACAAAGAACCTTACTCATTTGGAATTGCTCAAACTCTAGCATCCCCATTCAGAAGTACCTTCTTGCACATTCCTGATGACAGAGGGAATTCTCAGAGTCCTAACTTTCAGATTCCCACAGTCACTTTGCAGAAAGTTAAGCCGGCCTCTCTTCCAGTCAGAAACTATACGGAAGTCACTGTGAACAATGTTTCAGTTGATTCTCCATCATTGACCGAAAGCCAAGCCAATATCTTGGTCACGGAAGTAAATAATGAGAAAGACTTGAAGGCATCTGTtttggaaaaagacaaaaaaataaacaagatagaCCAGACAAACATGACAGGTGAAATACCCCAACTTGTTTCACAGACAGTAATTTCTAACCCTTTACCTGATGTTCAAAATCCCCTTTCCCAGGAATCAGACAAGAGCAACAGATTTGTTTTTAATGCATCTACCACAGTAAGTTCAAAAAGGTTGCCTGGAGTCATTTCCAGGAGAGATACCTCCAAAATTCATAAAGCCAATGAACTGAAAAAAGGTAAGAGTTATACTGGAAACAGAAAACTTGACTCAGCAACTTCGCTTCCTTTCATTCAGGAAAGCAGAACAACATCACTTTTTCTCAGCCCAAATCAAGTTTGTCACCAGGAGTTAACAGTAAGTAATGAAGATATTTCAAGCATTGTTAAAAATAACCATGGGAGTTCTGAACATGTTGATAATCAACACCCACAGTCTCCAGAAAAGCCTGCTCCTTTAGATACCAAGGGAGAACAATGTATCATGACTTATTCTAGCAACCGCAGCAAGTCAGATGCTGATCAAAACATGCCCCGTAATTCTTTAGATCTGTCTTTAGCGGCACTACCAGATTCCTCACCATCAAATGATTCTTGCCTTGATGCTGTGGTAATTCCTTCTACCACAGCGTTCTGGAAATGTCCTTCAAACAAAGATCCATCTctaggagaaagagaagacaatGATTACAAGAACCAAAATAGTCAGTTTTCCCTAAGCCACTTAGAAAACCAAACGAGTAATGATAATGGTGCACCTGTACATAATGAAGAGGTTAATGTTGTCAAATGCCCGTCACAACCTCTTTTCAGGGgtggaaagggaaaaggaaaaataagacaacGCATATCCTACGTCGAAACATTAAGcaaaacagaaagtagatcaaTGCCTACAAGTAAAAGTAGCACTCTCACTGAGGGAACTCAAGGCAATTCCAGGTCTCCTGAGCGTCATGAGATTTATTGTACTTTACCGAGAAAATCAGCCGTTTTTCTCATCAGTAACAGGAAGCCTGAAAGTACGACGATGCCTTCTTTGTTTAGGAACGAGCCAGCTGCATTACCAATCAAAAATGATGTGGATGATCCAATAGGAAAGTACACATCAAAAAAATCCAGTCCCAGTTCTTGTGAATCAGAGAGCGAATGTTCCAAAGTCGTTTTGGACTCAGTATCAGTAGCACCTGAAGCCACAGAAGGGATGACAAATAAGACAAACACtggatctgcttctgttagaaagGGGCCACTTCCAGTCCTCATCAAGAGGGCTGTGTCATGTCCTTCAGAAGTGCTTTATGCCTCAACTggaagagatgaaagagaaaaatgcttGATTTCCGATACAGATGCTTCTACTATAACACTGAGGCCTTGGGAGAGACTCATTAACCCTCTGGGAAGTGACTCGTCTGTTTGTGAATGTTCTTTAAGCAAGAAACACCACCAGGAGGAACATGCACAAGAATGTACTGAAAAGAATGGTAAAATTTCTGCCTCCAAGACAGGCATATTTTCCCATCCAAATGAACACCCTTTACCTTTTTCTGCAGATACGTCAGAACAAGAAACTGGGAAAACCTTACATAAATTTAAGACCACGagtatgttttctgtttctggtgatgaagataatgtgaaGTGTCTTGAGGTGGTTTCAATATATTATACTCTACCAAGGAAGCACAGCAAAAAATTCTGTGACCTTCTTCAAAAGTATACACAAGACATTGATTCACTTACAGAATCAACTGGAGTGGGGACTAAAACATCTAATGCTTTAGAAAAAGACCAACTGAACTGTCCTGCGCAAGGCCAGTCAGGAACACCTTTGTCTAAAGATATCTCTGCTCAGGAGACCAGCCATCCTTCTCACATGACTGAAAATATGACTGTTTCACAATTACCAAGTGTTGAGTCCTCAGAATCTACATTAAAGGAAATGGCTTCTATTGAAGCAGATGTTTCTCTTCATAAACGAGAACCTAAAACTGGAGAAATTTCCCCATACAACTTAGCTAAAACACCTCCACCTGATTCACAAAGcaggaaagagaatgagaaaaaattgCAAAGTGAAACTGTGTTTACTTCACCAatgcttcaggaaaaaaaagttacaagAGAGAAATCTGAAAATTGTCCGCAATCCATTAAATCAGATGACAGTGGTTTTTCTAACCTCCCAACCCATTCAGAAGAGAATGTTGAAAACTCCCATATCATAAGGAGTTCTGGGGAGCATGCAGGTAGTGATACAGCCATTACAGCTACTGCAAGTCTTCAAAAAGATATCACAGGCATAGTTACAGAGGAGAGCTCCAATGGATTGGAGCCTAGGGAAGTCAGAGGGGAAATTAGAGAAGATTTCCCCCCaaactctgagaaactgctttCTGACTCAGAAAGCCAAGTCTTTGCTCTTACTCCAGCCTTGAGTAAACTACAGCTTGATGAGACTTGTTCAAGTGAACAAGATTTAGACAGTTCACAGTCTGAACCCAGAGAACTACTTGAAAGAAGACAGGAGGTAAATACAACACAGAGCAAGGCTAAAGATGAAATGCAGAAGTTGGCATGGAATCAACGTTCACTTCCTAAAGGAAGTAATAACAGTAAAAAAAGCTTGGCTGACCTAGAAaaagggaaaagcagatctccagTGAAACATAGATTGGCAGTTATGTCCAAAGCCAGCAGAAAATTTCCAGCTAAAGATTTATACCCTAGAACACATGTAGCTACTATCTTTCCCCAAAGTGGGAACAGTTCTGGCTTTAGCAGTTTGTCCCTTGGCACACCAGAGTGCAACCCACTGTCCCTTGAGCCTCCTTTAAAGTCCACAGGAACCACAGATGCAAGCAGGTTAAGTAATGATGGCATAAATGTGGAGAAATCCGAGAACCCTCTCCAGCTTACTGCAATATCCAATAGAGAAGCTTGTACACCCTTAAGCAATCAGAAGTCCAACAACATTTCGCAACCACATCAAAACGAGTTTAAAAATATCTCAGAATCACAACCAAAGTGTGAGAATTCTGAGGATGTAACAGTAGCTCCGATTTTGGAAAGAGAATCAGGAGCCCTGGCCAAACCCACGTTGATCAGCCTCAGGGAAGCAGACTTCTCTGACCATCAGAGGAAGTTGAAACCCCCTTTTCAACTGGAGCCTGTGGAGAAATCTACGGTGTGCGTCCCACTGACCAGTTGTCAGCAAGGACAAGGCAGTGCTTCATCTCTGGAGTGTGAACGTCAGCCACACCCCTATCGTTCAGAGAGCTTAAAAAGCGTCAATGTACATGGTGATATACTACGAATAAGTCATCCTCCAAAAGTCAGAGAGCGCCATTTTTCTGAAAGCACTTCTATTGATGATGTCCTGAGTCGACTGACCCTTGGGAATGAATTCTCTAACAACAGCGGGTACAGTCGAAGATTTAAATCTTTTTCTGAACTTCCCTCCTGTGGCGAAAATGAAAGTTGGGCTCTGAACAACAGCAGGACAAAAATGGGTCCTAGGTCTGCAACATCTATATCCAGGCCTATTGACTATGGGATTTTTGGGAAAGAACAACAGCTGGCTTTCTTGGAGAATGTAAAGAGGTCACTCACACAAGGGAGATTATGGAAACCAAGTTTTCTTAAGAACCCTGgcttcctgaaagatgatgtaaTTAACCCTGCTAACCCGACAGAGTCACCAACTTCAAATTCTCCTAGTAACCAGAGGCCAGAGGATGGCTTATCTCTAAGCACGCCACTTAATATCTATGAAGAAGATCCAGTAGACTCAGATTGTGACACAGACACGACCACGGATGATGAATACTACTTggatgaaaaagacaaagagtCAGAACTGTGA
- the EXPH5 gene encoding exophilin-5 isoform X2 has translation MTKVPQGFDCSFLNDEEARKILQVLERNEALQRAEKERISKLQKTKRDIRWLQGVTGEWFEEIQRKKFCNETDVSQMLKQPLTQRLRKGMAENDPVELQTSRSKNILNQRNPTSIPSRLSFRSSFASLFSFRKSRKETSKLQSLGQKGCDGHTPSVSVRGTTLSKIYSSPLESQAADSTTVPKPASMREGSPVPPWDGSLLEDEFFQVLDDLDSKLAQEQSPSSVNTRTPLNIGSRTQFSRFYSSGSKYNHITGRHKNRYHETSNMSIYDVLRPGTPREGFKTFSPRTRTIYDMYRTREPRVLKEDYVQKNTFGSTSLCFDSRQQSASSATGYFKARSLYFPATTQNKTGFISPSHQQSPKRTPLSSIIWNRSDSSRDRQNQEEFLEAPSPMEIDPADQYMYPRCFQENRRYEFYHSQSVYQSVGLNVPIDNAMNPDPFENSENMPFYHEDNPFTRSFFSNTFGRSRGQRFGQNPFWGQQEEHSSSDFHQSRKPFTSSDRDFEMISTEVNSALAGHGHGVPSHHWGSFSPGYRTHISRNQQIPHPWQLDSQTSTLESMEVSEGNGNQSTHFSPANVCSMTGASYHMKSGGLECSPMEVHVNKEPYSFGIAQTLASPFRSTFLHIPDDRGNSQSPNFQIPTVTLQKVKPASLPVRNYTEVTVNNVSVDSPSLTESQANILVTEVNNEKDLKASVLEKDKKINKIDQTNMTGEIPQLVSQTVISNPLPDVQNPLSQESDKSNRFVFNASTTVSSKRLPGVISRRDTSKIHKANELKKGKSYTGNRKLDSATSLPFIQESRTTSLFLSPNQVCHQELTVSNEDISSIVKNNHGSSEHVDNQHPQSPEKPAPLDTKGEQCIMTYSSNRSKSDADQNMPRNSLDLSLAALPDSSPSNDSCLDAVVIPSTTAFWKCPSNKDPSLGEREDNDYKNQNSQFSLSHLENQTSNDNGAPVHNEEVNVVKCPSQPLFRGGKGKGKIRQRISYVETLSKTESRSMPTSKSSTLTEGTQGNSRSPERHEIYCTLPRKSAVFLISNRKPESTTMPSLFRNEPAALPIKNDVDDPIGKYTSKKSSPSSCESESECSKVVLDSVSVAPEATEGMTNKTNTGSASVRKGPLPVLIKRAVSCPSEVLYASTGRDEREKCLISDTDASTITLRPWERLINPLGSDSSVCECSLSKKHHQEEHAQECTEKNGKISASKTGIFSHPNEHPLPFSADTSEQETGKTLHKFKTTSMFSVSGDEDNVKCLEVVSIYYTLPRKHSKKFCDLLQKYTQDIDSLTESTGVGTKTSNALEKDQLNCPAQGQSGTPLSKDISAQETSHPSHMTENMTVSQLPSVESSESTLKEMASIEADVSLHKREPKTGEISPYNLAKTPPPDSQSRKENEKKLQSETVFTSPMLQEKKVTREKSENCPQSIKSDDSGFSNLPTHSEENVENSHIIRSSGEHAGSDTAITATASLQKDITGIVTEESSNGLEPREVRGEIREDFPPNSEKLLSDSESQVFALTPALSKLQLDETCSSEQDLDSSQSEPRELLERRQEVNTTQSKAKDEMQKLAWNQRSLPKGSNNSKKSLADLEKGKSRSPVKHRLAVMSKASRKFPAKDLYPRTHVATIFPQSGNSSGFSSLSLGTPECNPLSLEPPLKSTGTTDASRLSNDGINVEKSENPLQLTAISNREACTPLSNQKSNNISQPHQNEFKNISESQPKCENSEDVTVAPILERESGALAKPTLISLREADFSDHQRKLKPPFQLEPVEKSTVCVPLTSCQQGQGSASSLECERQPHPYRSESLKSVNVHGDILRISHPPKVRERHFSESTSIDDVLSRLTLGNEFSNNSGYSRRFKSFSELPSCGENESWALNNSRTKMGPRSATSISRPIDYGIFGKEQQLAFLENVKRSLTQGRLWKPSFLKNPGFLKDDVINPANPTESPTSNSPSNQRPEDGLSLSTPLNIYEEDPVDSDCDTDTTTDDEYYLDEKDKESEL, from the exons TCAAAAATATACAGTTCACCTCTGGAAAGCCAAGCCGCTGACAGTACAACTGTCCCCAAGCCTGCAAGCATGAGGGAGGGAAGTCCTGTCCCTCCGTGGGATGGTTCACTGCTGGAGGATGAGTTCTTCCAAG TTTTAGATGATTTGGATAGCAAACTGGCTCAGGAACAATCTCCAAGCTCAGTGAATACCAGAACACCTCTCAACATTGGATCAAGGACACAGTTCAGTCGTTTTTACTCCAGCGGGAGCAAATACAATCATATCACAGGAAGGCACAAAAATCGCTATCATGAAACTTCTAATATGTCTATCTATGATGTCTTAAGACCAGGAACCCCTAGGGAAGGTTTTAAAACCTTTTCTCCTAGAACAAGGACAATCTATGATATGTATAGGACAAGGGAACCCAGAGTTTTAAAAGAAGATTATGTGCAAAAGAACACTTTTGGTAGTACTTCTCTGTGTTTCGACAGCAGGCAACAATCAGCCTCATCAGCTACAGGGTATTTCAAAGCAAGAAGCTTATATTTTCCAGCCACAACTCAGAATAAGACTGGGTTTATATCACCAAGCCACCAACAGAGCCCAAAGAGAACTCCTTTATCATCTATCATATGGAATAGATCAGATTCTTCTAGAGATAGGCAGAACCAGGAAGAGTTCCTGGAGGCACCATCACCAATGGAAATTGACCCTGCTGACCAGTATATGTATCCCAGGTGTTTCCAGGAGAATAGGAGATATGAATTTTACCATTCACAGAGTGTTTACCAAAGTGTTGGTTTAAATGTTCCCATAGATAATGCAATGAATCCTGACCCATTTGAGAACTCAGAAAATATGCCATTCTACCATGAAGATAACCCATTTACTAGGTCTTTCTTTAGCAATACCTTTGGACGGAGCAGGGGACAGAGATTTGGACAAAATCCTTTTTGGGGCCAACAGGAAGAACATTCTTCTTCTGACTTTCATCAAAGCAGGAAACCATTTACTTCTTCTGACAGAGACTTTGAAATGATCTCCACCGAAGTTAACAGTGCACTAGCTGGTCATGGCCATGGTGTTCCTTCTCATCACTGGGGGTCATTTTCTCCTGGTTACAGAACACATATTTCCAGAAACCAACAGATACCACATCCCTGGCAGCTTGATTCTCAGACATCCACACTGGAGAGCATGGAGGTGTCAGAAGGTAATGGGAACCAGTCTACTCATTTCAGCCCAGCCAATGTTTGTTCCATGACTGGTGCAAGCTATCACATGAAATCTGGTGGGTTAGAATGTTCTCCTATGGAAGTACATGTAAACAAAGAACCTTACTCATTTGGAATTGCTCAAACTCTAGCATCCCCATTCAGAAGTACCTTCTTGCACATTCCTGATGACAGAGGGAATTCTCAGAGTCCTAACTTTCAGATTCCCACAGTCACTTTGCAGAAAGTTAAGCCGGCCTCTCTTCCAGTCAGAAACTATACGGAAGTCACTGTGAACAATGTTTCAGTTGATTCTCCATCATTGACCGAAAGCCAAGCCAATATCTTGGTCACGGAAGTAAATAATGAGAAAGACTTGAAGGCATCTGTtttggaaaaagacaaaaaaataaacaagatagaCCAGACAAACATGACAGGTGAAATACCCCAACTTGTTTCACAGACAGTAATTTCTAACCCTTTACCTGATGTTCAAAATCCCCTTTCCCAGGAATCAGACAAGAGCAACAGATTTGTTTTTAATGCATCTACCACAGTAAGTTCAAAAAGGTTGCCTGGAGTCATTTCCAGGAGAGATACCTCCAAAATTCATAAAGCCAATGAACTGAAAAAAGGTAAGAGTTATACTGGAAACAGAAAACTTGACTCAGCAACTTCGCTTCCTTTCATTCAGGAAAGCAGAACAACATCACTTTTTCTCAGCCCAAATCAAGTTTGTCACCAGGAGTTAACAGTAAGTAATGAAGATATTTCAAGCATTGTTAAAAATAACCATGGGAGTTCTGAACATGTTGATAATCAACACCCACAGTCTCCAGAAAAGCCTGCTCCTTTAGATACCAAGGGAGAACAATGTATCATGACTTATTCTAGCAACCGCAGCAAGTCAGATGCTGATCAAAACATGCCCCGTAATTCTTTAGATCTGTCTTTAGCGGCACTACCAGATTCCTCACCATCAAATGATTCTTGCCTTGATGCTGTGGTAATTCCTTCTACCACAGCGTTCTGGAAATGTCCTTCAAACAAAGATCCATCTctaggagaaagagaagacaatGATTACAAGAACCAAAATAGTCAGTTTTCCCTAAGCCACTTAGAAAACCAAACGAGTAATGATAATGGTGCACCTGTACATAATGAAGAGGTTAATGTTGTCAAATGCCCGTCACAACCTCTTTTCAGGGgtggaaagggaaaaggaaaaataagacaacGCATATCCTACGTCGAAACATTAAGcaaaacagaaagtagatcaaTGCCTACAAGTAAAAGTAGCACTCTCACTGAGGGAACTCAAGGCAATTCCAGGTCTCCTGAGCGTCATGAGATTTATTGTACTTTACCGAGAAAATCAGCCGTTTTTCTCATCAGTAACAGGAAGCCTGAAAGTACGACGATGCCTTCTTTGTTTAGGAACGAGCCAGCTGCATTACCAATCAAAAATGATGTGGATGATCCAATAGGAAAGTACACATCAAAAAAATCCAGTCCCAGTTCTTGTGAATCAGAGAGCGAATGTTCCAAAGTCGTTTTGGACTCAGTATCAGTAGCACCTGAAGCCACAGAAGGGATGACAAATAAGACAAACACtggatctgcttctgttagaaagGGGCCACTTCCAGTCCTCATCAAGAGGGCTGTGTCATGTCCTTCAGAAGTGCTTTATGCCTCAACTggaagagatgaaagagaaaaatgcttGATTTCCGATACAGATGCTTCTACTATAACACTGAGGCCTTGGGAGAGACTCATTAACCCTCTGGGAAGTGACTCGTCTGTTTGTGAATGTTCTTTAAGCAAGAAACACCACCAGGAGGAACATGCACAAGAATGTACTGAAAAGAATGGTAAAATTTCTGCCTCCAAGACAGGCATATTTTCCCATCCAAATGAACACCCTTTACCTTTTTCTGCAGATACGTCAGAACAAGAAACTGGGAAAACCTTACATAAATTTAAGACCACGagtatgttttctgtttctggtgatgaagataatgtgaaGTGTCTTGAGGTGGTTTCAATATATTATACTCTACCAAGGAAGCACAGCAAAAAATTCTGTGACCTTCTTCAAAAGTATACACAAGACATTGATTCACTTACAGAATCAACTGGAGTGGGGACTAAAACATCTAATGCTTTAGAAAAAGACCAACTGAACTGTCCTGCGCAAGGCCAGTCAGGAACACCTTTGTCTAAAGATATCTCTGCTCAGGAGACCAGCCATCCTTCTCACATGACTGAAAATATGACTGTTTCACAATTACCAAGTGTTGAGTCCTCAGAATCTACATTAAAGGAAATGGCTTCTATTGAAGCAGATGTTTCTCTTCATAAACGAGAACCTAAAACTGGAGAAATTTCCCCATACAACTTAGCTAAAACACCTCCACCTGATTCACAAAGcaggaaagagaatgagaaaaaattgCAAAGTGAAACTGTGTTTACTTCACCAatgcttcaggaaaaaaaagttacaagAGAGAAATCTGAAAATTGTCCGCAATCCATTAAATCAGATGACAGTGGTTTTTCTAACCTCCCAACCCATTCAGAAGAGAATGTTGAAAACTCCCATATCATAAGGAGTTCTGGGGAGCATGCAGGTAGTGATACAGCCATTACAGCTACTGCAAGTCTTCAAAAAGATATCACAGGCATAGTTACAGAGGAGAGCTCCAATGGATTGGAGCCTAGGGAAGTCAGAGGGGAAATTAGAGAAGATTTCCCCCCaaactctgagaaactgctttCTGACTCAGAAAGCCAAGTCTTTGCTCTTACTCCAGCCTTGAGTAAACTACAGCTTGATGAGACTTGTTCAAGTGAACAAGATTTAGACAGTTCACAGTCTGAACCCAGAGAACTACTTGAAAGAAGACAGGAGGTAAATACAACACAGAGCAAGGCTAAAGATGAAATGCAGAAGTTGGCATGGAATCAACGTTCACTTCCTAAAGGAAGTAATAACAGTAAAAAAAGCTTGGCTGACCTAGAAaaagggaaaagcagatctccagTGAAACATAGATTGGCAGTTATGTCCAAAGCCAGCAGAAAATTTCCAGCTAAAGATTTATACCCTAGAACACATGTAGCTACTATCTTTCCCCAAAGTGGGAACAGTTCTGGCTTTAGCAGTTTGTCCCTTGGCACACCAGAGTGCAACCCACTGTCCCTTGAGCCTCCTTTAAAGTCCACAGGAACCACAGATGCAAGCAGGTTAAGTAATGATGGCATAAATGTGGAGAAATCCGAGAACCCTCTCCAGCTTACTGCAATATCCAATAGAGAAGCTTGTACACCCTTAAGCAATCAGAAGTCCAACAACATTTCGCAACCACATCAAAACGAGTTTAAAAATATCTCAGAATCACAACCAAAGTGTGAGAATTCTGAGGATGTAACAGTAGCTCCGATTTTGGAAAGAGAATCAGGAGCCCTGGCCAAACCCACGTTGATCAGCCTCAGGGAAGCAGACTTCTCTGACCATCAGAGGAAGTTGAAACCCCCTTTTCAACTGGAGCCTGTGGAGAAATCTACGGTGTGCGTCCCACTGACCAGTTGTCAGCAAGGACAAGGCAGTGCTTCATCTCTGGAGTGTGAACGTCAGCCACACCCCTATCGTTCAGAGAGCTTAAAAAGCGTCAATGTACATGGTGATATACTACGAATAAGTCATCCTCCAAAAGTCAGAGAGCGCCATTTTTCTGAAAGCACTTCTATTGATGATGTCCTGAGTCGACTGACCCTTGGGAATGAATTCTCTAACAACAGCGGGTACAGTCGAAGATTTAAATCTTTTTCTGAACTTCCCTCCTGTGGCGAAAATGAAAGTTGGGCTCTGAACAACAGCAGGACAAAAATGGGTCCTAGGTCTGCAACATCTATATCCAGGCCTATTGACTATGGGATTTTTGGGAAAGAACAACAGCTGGCTTTCTTGGAGAATGTAAAGAGGTCACTCACACAAGGGAGATTATGGAAACCAAGTTTTCTTAAGAACCCTGgcttcctgaaagatgatgtaaTTAACCCTGCTAACCCGACAGAGTCACCAACTTCAAATTCTCCTAGTAACCAGAGGCCAGAGGATGGCTTATCTCTAAGCACGCCACTTAATATCTATGAAGAAGATCCAGTAGACTCAGATTGTGACACAGACACGACCACGGATGATGAATACTACTTggatgaaaaagacaaagagtCAGAACTGTGA